In Paraburkholderia phenazinium, one DNA window encodes the following:
- the lptF gene encoding LPS export ABC transporter permease LptF: protein MIFERSLQRELAYTAGAVFMVLLTLVLTTMMIRIVGFAASGEIDPRDVLVLIGLTVIGYLAIMLVATLFVSILFVLTRWYKDSEMVVWLASGVSLTRFIRPIGVFATPIIILIMFFVFVGWPWSNQQSKLIRARFQQRDEVSLLAPGQFRESAVSHRVFFIEKMSPDQSRVENVFVTSTENGKVNVVVSKTGHTETHKNGDRFVVLENGRRYDGEPGKPDFRIMEFERYGVKIQSQPVVNVPTTTGTPTLELLRNPTKDNLAEFAWRAGLPLIAINLMLLAIPLAHQNPRRGRTLNLVMAVLIYLTYSNLLNVVQSWVEQGKMSFPVGLIGLHVIVAGIVAFIFWLRVRNRPLFSRAMFHRSSQGA from the coding sequence ATGATCTTTGAACGCTCCCTCCAGCGCGAACTCGCGTACACGGCTGGTGCCGTGTTCATGGTTCTCCTCACGCTCGTGCTGACGACGATGATGATCCGGATCGTCGGCTTCGCGGCCTCCGGGGAAATCGATCCACGCGACGTGCTGGTCCTGATCGGCCTGACGGTGATCGGCTATCTGGCCATCATGCTGGTCGCGACCCTGTTCGTGTCGATCCTGTTCGTTCTGACGCGCTGGTACAAAGACTCGGAAATGGTCGTCTGGCTAGCCTCGGGCGTGAGTCTCACGCGCTTCATCCGGCCGATCGGCGTGTTTGCGACGCCTATCATCATCCTCATCATGTTCTTCGTGTTCGTCGGCTGGCCGTGGTCGAACCAGCAGAGCAAGCTGATCCGCGCGCGCTTCCAGCAGCGCGACGAGGTCTCGCTGCTCGCGCCGGGCCAGTTCCGCGAATCGGCCGTGAGCCACCGGGTGTTCTTCATCGAGAAGATGTCGCCTGACCAGTCGCGCGTCGAGAACGTGTTCGTGACCAGCACGGAAAACGGCAAGGTCAACGTGGTGGTGTCGAAGACGGGCCATACCGAGACGCACAAGAACGGCGACCGCTTCGTCGTGCTTGAAAACGGCCGCCGTTACGACGGCGAGCCGGGCAAGCCGGATTTCCGCATCATGGAATTCGAACGGTACGGCGTGAAGATCCAGAGCCAGCCGGTGGTCAACGTCCCGACCACTACCGGCACGCCGACGCTGGAACTGCTGCGCAACCCGACCAAGGACAACCTCGCCGAATTCGCGTGGCGCGCGGGCTTGCCGCTGATTGCGATCAACCTGATGCTGCTGGCCATCCCCCTCGCCCACCAGAACCCGCGGCGCGGCCGCACCCTCAATCTGGTGATGGCGGTGCTGATTTATCTGACGTATTCGAATCTTCTGAACGTGGTGCAGTCGTGGGTCGAGCAAGGCAAGATGTCGTTCCCGGTGGGGCTGATTGGGCTGCACGTCATCGTGGCGGGGATTGTGGCGTTTATTTTCTGGCTGCGCGTGCGCAATCGGCCGCTGTTTTCGCGGGCGATGTTCCACCGTTCGTCGCAGGGAGCCTGA